The Mytilus trossulus isolate FHL-02 chromosome 3, PNRI_Mtr1.1.1.hap1, whole genome shotgun sequence genome contains a region encoding:
- the LOC134712352 gene encoding uncharacterized protein LOC134712352, whose amino-acid sequence MVKMTRWILLFFICHCSTSAESDPVCAADSFCSQIELSSPSFYFERHVTTVGKLGSMICPPEDEEFKLKLFECDVNKCRCNKSLLLYNNCFLHEEDFHDKFVKCTDCKNFAEQCACELHKHDPKFLKCHIHSPRVSTTTSKPNPGLAVFITSSIFLIVATIGVYVYKHRRRQMRQL is encoded by the exons ATGGTTAAAATGACGAGAtggatattattattttttatatgtcacTGTTCAACTTCAGCTGAAAGTGATCCAGTTTGTGCAGCTGATAGCTTCTGCTCACAG ATTGAGCTATCATCgccatcattttattttgaaagacaCGTGACAACGGTTGGAAAGCTAGGGTCTATGATATGTCCACCTGAAGATGAAGAATTCAAATTAAAGCTTTTTGAATGTGACGTGAACAAATGCAGATGCAATAAGTCGTTATTGTTATATAACAATTGCTTTTTACATGAAGAAGACTTTCATGATAAGTTCGTTAAATGCACAGATTGTAAAAACTTCGCCGAACAATGTGCCTGTGAGTTGCATAAACACGATCCTAAATTTCTAAAATGTCATATTCATTCACCAAGAGTTTCGACGAcgacttcaaaaccaaatcctGGCCTTGCTGTTTTTATTACTAGTTCAATATTTCTCATTGTGGCAACTATAGG TGTTTACGTTTATAAACATAGGAGAAGACAGATGCGTCAACTATAA